The Bradysia coprophila strain Holo2 chromosome IV, BU_Bcop_v1, whole genome shotgun sequence genome includes a region encoding these proteins:
- the LOC119066129 gene encoding fatty acid hydroxylase domain-containing protein 2-like: MELTWMQVQWNKVLEFHGHDAFNVRVYGTFVVSMIIYWGMGGLFTIVDYTGKPKFMMKYRVQENVKTYPISKEQLHDLVKVILQNQLLVFVFAIGNFYLDEYRGRKMAIELPSLLTAVCHLIFFQMVREVTFYYSHRLLHHPSLYKWIHKKHHTWTSPVAIAAAYCHPVEHIFSNVIPIALGASILNSHTILLWTYTVYATIETLTVHSGFHLPLLKSPEFHDFHHLKFNCNYGVNGLMDRFHGTDSLFRKSKQFIRDKRTFTATPIKVLIP, from the exons ATGGAGTTAACTTGGATGCAAGTTCAATGGAACAAAGTTCTTGAGTTTCACGGTCATGACGCGTTCAACGTTCGTGTCTACGGGACCTTTGTCGTTTCAATGATCATTTACTGGGGAATGGGAGGACTTTTCACCATTGTGGATTACACCGGCAAACCGAAATTCATGATGAAATACCGAGTTCAGGAGAACGTCAAGACTTATCCT ATTTCGAAGGAGCAATTACATGACCTTGTTAAAGTAATTCTGCAGAACCAACTTCTCGTTTTCGTTTTTGCCATTGGAAACTTCTACTTGGATGAATATCGAGGTCGTAAAATGGCTATTGAACTACCGAGTCTTCTCACAGCCGTTTGTCACTTAATCTTTTTCCAAATGGTGAGGGAAGTGACTTTCTACTACTCTCACCGCCTTCTTCATCATCCCTCATTGTACAAATGGATTCATAAAAAACATCACACTTGGACGTCACCGGTTGCAATTGCAGCTGCTTATTGCCATCCAGTCGAGCATATCTTTTCTAATGTCATTCCCATTGCTTTAG GGGCAAGTATCTTGAATTCTCACACAATTCTTTTATGGACTTACACCGTCTATGCAACGATAGAGACGCTGACAGTTCACAGTGGTTTCCATTTACCACTGTTGAAATCACCGGAGTTTCACGATTTCCATCATTTGAA ATTTAACTGTAATTATGGAGTGAATGGTCTTATGGACAGGTTTCACGGAACCGATTCTCTGTTTCGTAAGTCAAAGCAATTCATCCGTGACAAACGCACGTTCACTGCTACACCTATTAAAGTCCTCATCCCTTAA